Proteins from a genomic interval of Mustela lutreola isolate mMusLut2 chromosome 4, mMusLut2.pri, whole genome shotgun sequence:
- the LLCFC1 gene encoding sperm-egg fusion protein LLCFC1, producing MGRPMNSLGSQLCRAAFLATILLLLRVKGVKPQKGNLDPNEKSQNEEIPSTDQDQEYFEEHFVASSEGEMWQNVDMTEQEDDRTSDTTALRDHLLDLAFCFNLASIMVFL from the exons ATGGGCAGGCCCATGAAttccctgggctcccagctctgcagggcagCATTCCTGGCCACCATCCTGCTGCTGCTGCGGGTCAAGGGGGTAAAGCCTCAGAAAGGCAACTTGGACCCCAACGAGAAGAGTCAGAATGAGGAGATACCCTCTACAG ACCAGGATCAAGAGTACTTTGAAGAGCACTTTGTGGCCTCCTCAGAGGGTGAGATGTGGCAGAATGTGGATATGACCGAGCAAGAAGATGACAGGACATCAGACACAACAGCTCTTCGTGACCACCTATTGGACCTAGCCTTCTGCTTCAATCTGGCCAGCATCATGGTTTTTTTATGA